From one Lycium barbarum isolate Lr01 chromosome 6, ASM1917538v2, whole genome shotgun sequence genomic stretch:
- the LOC132599583 gene encoding WUSCHEL-related homeobox 3-like isoform X2: MDTPSIRYLLHLQFLPSNFPLYIPIKTSLSIQFNQFILPKPQEKRGKKKKKKMSLLKSEKMTRPTRWSPTPEQLMFLEEMYRKGLRNPNATQIQSITAHLSSFGKIEGKNVFYWFQNHKARDRQKLKKKLLAQMNQQQILAQYPIDAHRTTTTNNSYNTNTNELYHCPTDQHPQYSSCGAKQICPFTSTGLLQESTI; the protein is encoded by the exons ATGGACACTCCCTCCATTAGGTATCTTCTCCATCTTCAATTTCTCCCATCAAATTTTCCTCTCTATATACCTATTAAAACCTCACTCTCCATACAGTTTAATCAGTTTATTTTACCCAAACCCCAAGAAAaaagaggcaaaaaaaaaaaaaaaaaaatgtcacttctgaaaagtgaaaaaatgaCAAGACCAACAAGGTGGAGTCCAACTCCAGAACAACTTATGTTCTTGGAAGAAATGTATAGGAAAGGTTTAAGGAACCCAAACGCTACACAAATACAAAGTATCACTGCCCATttgtcttcttttgggaaaatTGAGGGGAAAAATGTGTTTTATTGGTTTCAGAACCACAAAGCTAGGGACAGGCAGAAGCTTAAGAAAAAACTCCTTGCCCAAATGAACCAACAACAAATTTTAGCTCAATATCCCATTGATGCTCATAgaactactactactaataattcCTATAACACAAACACAAATGAGCTCTATCACTGCCCTACTGATCAGCACCCTCAATATTCTTCTTGTGGTGCTAAGCAAATATGCCCTTTTACATCTACTGGACTTCTTCAAGAG agtacgatctag
- the LOC132599583 gene encoding WUSCHEL-related homeobox 3-like isoform X1 — translation MDTPSIRYLLHLQFLPSNFPLYIPIKTSLSIQFNQFILPKPQEKRGKKKKKKMSLLKSEKMTRPTRWSPTPEQLMFLEEMYRKGLRNPNATQIQSITAHLSSFGKIEGKNVFYWFQNHKARDRQKLKKKLLAQMNQQQILAQYPIDAHRTTTTNNSYNTNTNELYHCPTDQHPQYSSCGAKQICPFTSTGLLQELLIVQRLYAKGRH, via the exons ATGGACACTCCCTCCATTAGGTATCTTCTCCATCTTCAATTTCTCCCATCAAATTTTCCTCTCTATATACCTATTAAAACCTCACTCTCCATACAGTTTAATCAGTTTATTTTACCCAAACCCCAAGAAAaaagaggcaaaaaaaaaaaaaaaaaaatgtcacttctgaaaagtgaaaaaatgaCAAGACCAACAAGGTGGAGTCCAACTCCAGAACAACTTATGTTCTTGGAAGAAATGTATAGGAAAGGTTTAAGGAACCCAAACGCTACACAAATACAAAGTATCACTGCCCATttgtcttcttttgggaaaatTGAGGGGAAAAATGTGTTTTATTGGTTTCAGAACCACAAAGCTAGGGACAGGCAGAAGCTTAAGAAAAAACTCCTTGCCCAAATGAACCAACAACAAATTTTAGCTCAATATCCCATTGATGCTCATAgaactactactactaataattcCTATAACACAAACACAAATGAGCTCTATCACTGCCCTACTGATCAGCACCCTCAATATTCTTCTTGTGGTGCTAAGCAAATATGCCCTTTTACATCTACTGGACTTCTTCAAGAG CTTTtaatcgttcagaggctctacgcaaaggggaggcattag